One Kitasatospora sp. NBC_01287 DNA window includes the following coding sequences:
- a CDS encoding carbohydrate-binding protein, whose product MERAQQLPPAPATPTAPHGRHSRRRGTTVTTGLAALGLLAGALAALAGGGSAQASATTATGGALTSNWYASAPYLMPEDNSAPDAGAVMDATGQKAFQLAFILDSGGCTPAWGGTSSITTDTTIPAVIQEIRAKGGDVSVSFGGYGGNKLGQDCGTPEATAAAEQLVINKYGLHAIDFDLEEPEYENTAAIHNEIGAAKILQANNPGLYISITTAGTTAGTGWFGTQMLNEAKSQGFTPNNYSIMPFDGGFNGAAAQIAALTSFNNILQTTFGWSAATAYAHEGVSMMNGRTDAAEYFSQADFQSVLNFATTNGLARYTFWSVNRDRQCTPVVDPGLSGACSGVTQNPWDFTKYTVQFAGATPPTTPPTTAPPVSSPPVSSPPATTGTCTLPAWSASATYTAGAKVSYNGHDYHAKWWTLNEIPTASGQYGVWADDGPC is encoded by the coding sequence ATGGAACGCGCCCAGCAGCTACCTCCCGCCCCCGCCACACCGACCGCCCCACACGGTCGGCACTCGCGGCGCCGCGGCACCACCGTGACCACCGGGCTGGCCGCCCTCGGCCTGCTGGCCGGGGCCCTTGCCGCGCTGGCCGGCGGCGGCTCCGCGCAGGCGTCGGCCACCACGGCGACCGGCGGCGCCCTGACCAGCAACTGGTACGCCTCCGCGCCGTACCTGATGCCCGAGGACAACAGCGCGCCGGACGCCGGCGCGGTGATGGACGCCACCGGGCAGAAGGCCTTCCAGCTGGCCTTCATCCTCGACTCGGGCGGCTGCACCCCGGCCTGGGGCGGCACCTCCTCGATCACCACCGACACCACGATCCCGGCCGTGATCCAGGAGATCCGGGCCAAGGGCGGCGACGTCTCGGTCTCCTTCGGCGGCTACGGCGGCAACAAGCTCGGCCAGGACTGCGGCACCCCGGAGGCCACCGCCGCCGCCGAGCAGCTGGTGATCAACAAGTACGGGCTGCACGCGATCGACTTCGACCTGGAGGAGCCGGAGTACGAGAACACCGCGGCGATCCACAACGAGATCGGCGCCGCGAAGATCCTGCAGGCGAACAACCCCGGGCTCTACATCTCGATCACCACCGCCGGCACCACCGCCGGCACCGGCTGGTTCGGCACCCAGATGCTGAACGAGGCCAAGTCGCAGGGCTTCACCCCGAACAACTACTCGATCATGCCGTTCGACGGCGGGTTCAACGGCGCCGCCGCCCAGATCGCGGCGCTGACCTCGTTCAACAACATCCTGCAGACCACCTTCGGCTGGAGCGCGGCGACCGCCTACGCGCACGAGGGCGTCTCGATGATGAACGGGCGCACGGACGCGGCCGAGTACTTCAGCCAGGCCGACTTCCAGAGCGTGCTGAACTTCGCGACCACCAACGGGCTGGCCCGCTACACCTTCTGGTCGGTCAACCGGGACCGGCAGTGCACCCCGGTGGTCGACCCCGGGCTGTCCGGCGCCTGCTCCGGCGTGACGCAGAACCCCTGGGACTTCACCAAGTACACCGTGCAGTTCGCCGGCGCGACCCCGCCCACCACGCCGCCGACCACCGCGCCGCCGGTGAGCAGCCCGCCGGTGAGCAGCCCGCCGGCCACCACGGGCACCTGCACCCTGCCGGCCTGGAGCGCGAGCGCCACCTACACCGCCGGCGCCAAGGTCTCCTACAACGGCCACGACTACCACGCCAAGTGGTGGACGCTGAACGAGATCCCGACCGCGAGCGGCCAGTACGGCGTCTGGGCCGACGACGGCCCCTGCTGA
- a CDS encoding SGNH/GDSL hydrolase family protein — MRPTRALSGGLMALLLGVATLFLASPANAATVNYVALGDSYSAGVGAGNYDSSSGDCSRSLSSYPELWSSANHPSSFSFVACSGAVTGDVLNSQLSAVTSATTLISLTIGGNDAGFSNTMETCVLDGTSSCLSAVATAESYATNTLPGQLNQLYAAIRAKAPQAQVVVLGYPHLYEVPGDCWFGISDTSRNAINGAADSLDTVIAKAAANAGFTFADVRSAFSGHEICSDDQWLHSTTLPIDESYHPTADGQSLGYLPVFRNAA; from the coding sequence ATGCGCCCCACCCGTGCTCTCTCCGGCGGCCTCATGGCCCTGCTGCTCGGCGTTGCCACCCTGTTCCTCGCCTCACCCGCCAACGCGGCGACGGTCAACTACGTCGCACTCGGCGATTCCTACTCGGCCGGCGTCGGTGCCGGAAACTACGACAGCTCCAGCGGCGACTGCAGCCGCAGCCTCAGCTCGTACCCCGAGCTGTGGAGTTCGGCGAACCACCCGAGCAGTTTCAGTTTCGTCGCCTGTTCCGGCGCCGTGACCGGGGACGTGCTGAACAGCCAGCTCTCGGCGGTGACCTCCGCCACCACGCTGATCAGCCTCACCATCGGCGGCAACGACGCGGGCTTCTCCAACACCATGGAGACCTGCGTGCTCGACGGCACCAGCTCCTGCCTGAGCGCGGTCGCCACCGCCGAGTCCTACGCCACCAACACCCTGCCCGGCCAGCTCAACCAGCTGTACGCGGCGATCAGAGCCAAGGCGCCGCAGGCCCAGGTCGTGGTGCTGGGTTACCCGCACCTCTACGAGGTCCCCGGTGACTGCTGGTTCGGCATCAGCGACACGTCGCGCAACGCGATCAACGGCGCTGCCGACAGCCTGGACACGGTGATCGCCAAGGCGGCGGCCAACGCCGGCTTCACCTTCGCCGATGTCCGCAGCGCCTTCAGCGGGCACGAGATCTGCAGCGACGACCAGTGGCTGCACAGCACCACCCTGCCCATCGACGAGAGCTACCACCCCACCGCCGACGGTCAGTCGCTCGGCTACCTGCCGGTCTTCCGCAACGCTGCCTGA
- a CDS encoding glyoxalase — protein MPGPSGGLFHHVELWVDDLTVAAEQWAPVLLALGCVPFQQWEAGRSWRLGDGYLVIEQSPALRPGGHDRLRAGLNHLAVHGSRAAVGAALAAGWTLRVDTGETVHLVDRQGFELEVVCG, from the coding sequence ATGCCTGGGCCGAGTGGCGGTCTCTTTCATCACGTCGAACTCTGGGTCGATGACCTGACCGTGGCCGCGGAGCAGTGGGCCCCGGTGCTGCTCGCGCTCGGCTGCGTCCCGTTCCAGCAGTGGGAGGCCGGGCGCAGTTGGCGCCTCGGCGACGGCTACCTGGTGATCGAGCAGTCGCCGGCGCTGCGCCCCGGCGGGCACGACCGGCTGCGCGCCGGGCTCAACCATCTGGCGGTGCACGGCTCGCGCGCGGCCGTGGGCGCCGCGCTGGCGGCCGGCTGGACGCTGCGGGTGGACACCGGCGAGACCGTGCACCTGGTGGACCGTCAAGGATTTGAACTCGAAGTGGTCTGCGGGTAG
- a CDS encoding exonuclease SbcCD subunit D, with translation MRLLHTSDWHLGRSFHRESLHEAQRAFLDHLVAVVEARGVDAVLVAGDVYDRALPGLEAVALFDEALHRLAALRVPTVFISGNHDSARRLGVGAGLIERAGIHLRTDPGACATPVLLADAHGEVAVYGLPYLEPLLVRERFGLERGGHAAVLGAAMDQVRADLATRAPGTRAVVLAHAFVTGGAASDSERDIAVGGVASVPASLFEGVHYAALGHLHGAQTLAPHLRYSGSPLAYSFSEARQRKTMWQIDLAADGSVAAERVDCPVPRPLACLRGPLEQLLSDPLLAEHEQSWVQATLTDPARPAEPMERLRHRFPHTLQLLFEPDERPAAAAASYASRVRGRAELEVAESFVRHVRPGVELAPAERDWLRAGFERARTDQEQRAELPR, from the coding sequence ATGCGACTGCTGCATACCTCCGACTGGCATCTGGGCCGCTCCTTCCACCGGGAGAGCCTGCACGAGGCCCAACGCGCCTTCCTCGACCACCTGGTGGCCGTGGTCGAGGCGCGGGGCGTCGACGCCGTGCTGGTCGCCGGGGACGTCTACGACCGGGCGCTGCCCGGCCTGGAGGCGGTCGCGCTCTTCGACGAGGCGCTGCACCGGCTGGCCGCGCTGCGGGTGCCGACGGTCTTCATCAGCGGCAACCACGACTCTGCCCGGCGCCTGGGCGTCGGCGCCGGGCTGATCGAGCGGGCCGGCATCCACCTGCGGACCGACCCGGGCGCCTGCGCCACCCCGGTGCTGCTCGCCGACGCCCACGGTGAGGTGGCCGTCTACGGCCTGCCGTACCTGGAGCCGCTGCTGGTCCGCGAGCGGTTCGGGCTCGAACGCGGCGGGCACGCGGCCGTGCTCGGCGCCGCGATGGACCAGGTGCGGGCCGACCTGGCGACCCGCGCCCCGGGCACCAGGGCGGTGGTGCTGGCGCACGCCTTCGTCACCGGCGGCGCGGCCAGCGACAGCGAGCGCGACATCGCGGTGGGCGGCGTGGCGAGCGTGCCCGCGAGCCTCTTCGAGGGCGTGCACTACGCGGCGCTCGGCCACCTGCACGGCGCCCAGACCCTGGCCCCGCACCTGCGCTACAGCGGCTCCCCGCTCGCCTACTCCTTCTCCGAGGCCCGGCAGCGCAAGACCATGTGGCAGATCGACCTGGCCGCCGACGGCTCGGTGGCCGCCGAGCGGGTCGACTGCCCGGTGCCGCGCCCGCTGGCCTGCCTGCGCGGCCCGCTTGAGCAGTTGCTCAGCGATCCCCTGCTGGCCGAGCACGAGCAGTCCTGGGTGCAGGCCACGCTCACCGACCCGGCCCGGCCCGCCGAGCCGATGGAGCGGCTGCGCCACCGCTTCCCGCACACCCTGCAGCTCCTCTTCGAACCGGACGAGCGGCCCGCGGCGGCCGCGGCCTCCTACGCCTCACGGGTGCGCGGGCGCGCCGAGCTGGAGGTGGCCGAGAGCTTCGTGCGGCACGTGCGACCCGGCGTCGAGCTGGCCCCGGCGGAGCGCGACTGGCTGCGCGCCGGCTTCGAGCGGGCCCGCACCGACCAGGAGCAGCGGGCGGAGCTGCCCCGATGA
- a CDS encoding SMC family ATPase produces MRLHRLTVTAFGPFAARQQVDFDALAAGGLFLLRGATGAGKSSVLDAVCYALYGELPGARRANRTRSDHADPQQLTTVVLELTLGGRRLEITRLPEQPRPKKRGTGWTTEKAQTLLREWVADAGQGQPGWRAASRSHQETGEEILRLVGMSREQFCQVVLLPQGDFARFLKADATQRAELLGKLFDTERYRRVEAWLGERRRDHEAALQADRRVLRELVSRIEQAAGPAAQPAAEHLPAEGEPGTDDAALTRAALGWAALLRVDALERAQVDACALAAAEARQLAAEQLLTAQQELAGRQQRHGVAVRRAAALAATGERREAERRRLAQAQAAVAVESAHRAHAAAATGHQRAREQEEQSRQRLAPLQGVAAKAAAPAERLAEAEGEVRAAIGRLESAAADERRGAALAEERRREAAELRAAEELAQEAEAWLTERQAGAEARRQREEAARGAASLAQQLADQREEAEQRLAAAHRRDELLARATHEEQALLTRRQALLTARSHTLDLRQRRLDGMAAELADRLRAGEACLVCGAREHPAPAATATAAVRPADERAAVEAEQRAERAATAAEAGLTDLRVAVAAAAATAGPEPLPALRERLEQLTGAHRAALRAAEELTALLQERERAERREQHYGTQLHESRERAAARTARLEVLAAEEAELAARVTEARGDAPSVAAHAERLERLAQALAAAARAARSTEQAAARLEEAERELVLTARTAGFAAPAEAAAAALPAERLAALGRRLEEDAAEQRAVQDELTRPELVAAAGLPPADPPLAQQALRRATDALRGAAADERTARERCAELAGLGQRLARLATELGPRLAAFGEISRLAQLAGGTSGDNRLRMRLESYVLAARLEQVAAAASTRLVKMSGGRYTLVHSDERERGTGARRSGLSLLVVDAWTGTERDTATLSGGESFFASLALALGLADVVTDEAGGMPLDTLFIDEGFGTLDEQALEEVMDVLDGLRERDRAVGVVSHVADLRQRIPTQLLVRKSRHGSTLHLTGPDAG; encoded by the coding sequence ATGAGGCTGCACCGACTCACCGTCACCGCCTTCGGCCCGTTCGCCGCCCGCCAGCAGGTGGATTTCGACGCGCTCGCCGCCGGCGGCCTCTTCCTGCTGCGCGGGGCCACCGGCGCCGGCAAGAGCAGCGTCCTCGACGCGGTCTGCTACGCCCTCTACGGCGAGCTGCCCGGCGCCCGCCGGGCCAACCGGACGCGCAGCGACCACGCGGACCCGCAGCAGCTGACCACGGTCGTGCTGGAGCTGACGCTGGGCGGCCGCCGACTGGAGATCACCAGGCTGCCCGAGCAGCCCAGGCCCAAGAAGCGCGGCACCGGCTGGACCACCGAGAAGGCGCAGACGCTGCTGCGCGAGTGGGTCGCCGACGCGGGCCAGGGGCAGCCCGGCTGGCGGGCGGCCAGTCGCTCGCACCAGGAGACCGGTGAGGAGATCCTGCGGCTGGTCGGCATGAGCAGGGAGCAGTTCTGCCAGGTCGTACTGCTGCCGCAGGGCGACTTCGCGCGCTTCCTGAAGGCCGACGCGACCCAGCGCGCCGAGCTGCTCGGCAAGCTCTTCGACACCGAGCGCTACCGCCGGGTGGAGGCCTGGCTCGGCGAGCGCCGCCGTGACCACGAGGCGGCCCTGCAGGCCGACCGCCGCGTGCTGCGCGAGCTGGTCAGCCGGATCGAGCAGGCCGCGGGGCCGGCCGCCCAACCCGCCGCCGAGCACCTGCCCGCCGAGGGCGAGCCCGGCACCGACGACGCCGCGCTCACCCGCGCGGCCCTCGGCTGGGCCGCCCTGCTGCGCGTCGACGCCCTGGAGCGGGCGCAGGTCGACGCCTGCGCGCTGGCCGCCGCCGAGGCCCGCCAACTGGCCGCCGAGCAGCTGCTGACGGCCCAGCAGGAGCTGGCGGGCCGTCAGCAGCGGCACGGCGTCGCAGTGCGCCGGGCCGCGGCACTGGCCGCGACGGGCGAGCGGCGGGAGGCCGAGCGGCGGCGGCTGGCCCAGGCCCAGGCCGCCGTCGCGGTCGAATCCGCGCACCGCGCCCACGCGGCCGCCGCCACGGGCCACCAGCGGGCGCGGGAGCAGGAGGAGCAGAGCCGGCAGCGCCTGGCCCCGCTCCAGGGCGTGGCCGCGAAGGCTGCGGCCCCGGCCGAGCGGCTGGCCGAGGCGGAGGGCGAGGTGCGGGCCGCGATCGGGCGGCTGGAGTCCGCGGCCGCCGATGAGCGGCGCGGCGCCGCGCTGGCCGAGGAGCGGCGCCGCGAGGCCGCCGAGCTGCGCGCGGCCGAGGAGCTGGCCCAGGAGGCCGAGGCCTGGCTGACGGAGCGGCAGGCCGGGGCCGAGGCCCGCCGGCAGCGCGAGGAGGCGGCTCGCGGCGCCGCGAGCCTGGCCCAGCAGCTGGCCGACCAGCGGGAGGAGGCCGAGCAGCGGCTCGCGGCCGCCCACCGGCGGGACGAGCTGCTGGCCCGCGCCACCCACGAGGAGCAGGCCCTGCTCACCCGGCGGCAGGCCCTGCTCACCGCCCGCTCGCACACCCTGGATCTGCGGCAGCGCCGACTGGACGGGATGGCCGCCGAGTTGGCCGACCGGCTGCGCGCGGGGGAGGCCTGCCTGGTGTGCGGGGCTCGCGAGCACCCGGCGCCGGCCGCAACGGCCACCGCGGCGGTCCGCCCGGCGGACGAGCGGGCCGCCGTCGAGGCCGAGCAGCGCGCCGAACGCGCGGCCACCGCCGCCGAGGCCGGGCTGACCGACCTGCGGGTCGCCGTGGCCGCGGCCGCCGCGACGGCCGGCCCGGAGCCGCTCCCGGCGCTGCGTGAGCGGCTCGAGCAGCTGACCGGCGCGCACCGCGCCGCACTGCGCGCCGCCGAGGAGCTGACCGCGCTGCTGCAGGAGCGCGAGCGCGCGGAGCGCCGGGAGCAGCACTACGGCACCCAGCTGCACGAGAGCCGCGAGCGGGCGGCCGCCCGGACGGCCCGGCTGGAGGTGCTGGCCGCCGAGGAGGCCGAGCTGGCCGCCCGGGTCACCGAGGCACGCGGCGACGCTCCCTCGGTGGCCGCCCACGCCGAGCGCCTGGAGCGGCTCGCACAGGCGCTGGCCGCCGCCGCCCGGGCCGCCAGGAGCACCGAGCAGGCGGCCGCGCGGCTGGAGGAGGCCGAGCGGGAGCTGGTGCTGACCGCCCGCACCGCGGGGTTCGCCGCCCCGGCCGAGGCGGCGGCCGCCGCACTGCCCGCCGAGCGGCTGGCGGCGCTGGGCCGCCGGCTGGAGGAGGACGCCGCCGAGCAGCGCGCCGTCCAGGACGAGTTGACCCGCCCCGAGCTGGTGGCCGCCGCCGGCCTGCCGCCGGCCGACCCGCCGCTGGCCCAGCAGGCGCTGCGGCGGGCCACCGACGCCCTGCGCGGAGCCGCCGCCGATGAGCGCACCGCCCGCGAGCGGTGCGCGGAGCTGGCCGGGCTCGGGCAGCGGCTGGCCCGGCTGGCCACCGAGTTGGGGCCGCGGCTCGCGGCCTTCGGCGAGATCAGCCGGCTGGCCCAGCTGGCCGGCGGCACCAGCGGCGACAACCGGCTCAGGATGCGCCTGGAGTCCTACGTGCTGGCCGCCCGGCTGGAGCAGGTCGCGGCCGCCGCCAGCACCCGCCTGGTCAAGATGTCCGGCGGCCGCTACACCCTGGTCCACAGCGACGAGCGCGAGCGCGGCACCGGGGCCCGCCGCTCGGGCCTGTCCCTGCTGGTGGTCGACGCCTGGACGGGCACCGAGCGGGACACCGCCACGCTCTCCGGCGGCGAGAGCTTCTTCGCCTCGCTCGCCCTCGCCCTCGGGCTGGCCGACGTGGTGACGGACGAGGCCGGCGGCATGCCGCTGGACACCCTCTTCATCGACGAGGGCTTCGGCACGCTGGACGAGCAGGCCCTGGAAGAGGTGATGGACGTGCTCGACGGCCTGCGGGAGCGCGACCGAGCGGTCGGCGTCGTCAGCCACGTCGCCGACCTGCGCCAGCGCATCCCCACCCAGCTCCTGGTCCGCAAGTCCCGGCACGGCTCCACCCTGCACCTCACCGGCCCGGACGCGGGGTAA